A window of Adhaeribacter arboris genomic DNA:
AAAGCTTTAAACGCTGGATTCGTAATTATTTTCATTTTAATCAACGCGAAACCAACGGCTTTATTTTTCTTTTATTAGTTCTCGCGTTGGTGGCTGTTCTTCCTTACTTATGGAAAACAACCAATGCTACCTATGATCCCGGGCCCGATCGGCAAATTTTGGATAGCCTGGCGGCGCAATTGAAGACTAGCCCTTACCAGCCTTACGGGCCAAAAAAACAAATAGCAAGTGCTAAACCTATTCCGGCGGAATTATTACATCCCTTTGATCCAAATAAATTGAATCAAAAGCAATGGGAACAATTGGGTTTACCGGCTTTCGTGGCTAAACGCCTGCTTACCTACCGCGATAAAGCCCATGGTTTTACCTATAAAGAACAAATTCAACGTGTTTACGGGTTTCCGCCCGAATTATATGCGCAATTAGAACCTTATATCAACTTACCGGTTACTAATAATTCCCGTTCCTACGCGAATACCGAGTCGAAAAACGAACCATCGTATTCAAAGTATCCGGAAAATACAAAGCCCAGGTATACCCGTAAATCTAATTTTTTAGCACCTTTTGATATTAATGCCGCCGATACCATTCAGTTGAAAAAGCTGCGAGGCATTGGTTCGAAATTAGCTGCCCGTATTATTAAATTTCGGGATAAATTAGGTGGTTTCGAGAACCTGGAACAACTGCGCGAGGTGTATGGCTTACCGCCCGAAATGGTGGATAGCCTACGGAAATATTCTTTCGTAGATAAAAGTTTTCAGGCAAATAAAGTTAACGTAAATGCGGCTACCTTAGCTCAATTACAGCAACACCCGTACTTGGGTTATAAACTAGCCCGGCATATTGTGGCTTACCGCACGCAGCACGGCCCTTTCTCTTCCCTCGACGATCTCCGCAACATTAAAACCCTGGACGAAGCTACTTATCAAAAAATTAAACCTTACCTCGCCTTGTAGCTTGATTTTATTAATTCCCGGAACGTAAATAAAGTAATCTGCAAAAAAAATCCTTTGAACGCTAACTAAGTTTTACTTTAAACGATGTGAGTTGCCACTTTTTTAGAAGTTCTAAAAAAAGAAGAAGTTGTAAGACGTGCAAGGTTATGTATTAGTAAACTGAGATCAACTGACACCAGTTTGGCTGTGGAGGGCCTTCTAAGGTTCCGGTGCGCAAGCATTCCGACGTTAGGAGGAAGGAAAGGAAGCTTAGACCAGCCCGGAAGAGCCAAACGAGGCCTGCCGGCCATGAGGCAAACGGGTTACGGTTCAAACTAGATAGCACCGCCACCCGGAGACGGGAACCGGCTCCGCAGTTAAGGTATCAAAGTGAAAAATAATATTATTGTATTAAAATGAATGAATAAGTTAAATCCTTTATGCTGCTGGAAAAATTATTTACCGTTTATGTATTTTTTCAAACGCTGTTGTGCGGCTGCTCCGCCGACCGTCGGCATGCGGGATTTCAGGTAAAGGAAATGCCTTTTACCATCCGGGAAATTGGCAAAATGAATAAACGGCAAGTAAAAGAAAGCTCAGGTTTAGAACTTACTCCCGACGAAGCTGCCTTTTGGACCCACTCCGACAGCGGCAATCCCGCCCAACTGTATCAGGTGAGTGCCGCCGGAAAATGGCTGAAAACCGTTGATATTCCGAACACTACTAACCTAGATTGGGAAGATTTAACGAAAGATGATAAAGATTACCTGTATATTGGAGATTTTGGTAATAATTTAAATTCTCGGAAAAACCTGCGCATTTTCCGGGTAAAAGAAAAGGATGTTACCCAGCTGGATACTATTTCTTTTACGTACGCCGACCAAAAATCCTTTCCGCCAGCTAGAAAGGATTGGACGTTTAATTGTGAAGCATTCTTTTACTACCAAGACAGCTTATACCTGTTCTCTAAAAACCGGAACACCCGCCATACAGTAAAGCTATACAAAATACCGGCCCAGCCTGGTTCTTACGTGGCCAAAGTAGTAGACAGTTTAGTTATTGATTCGCGCATAACTGCCGCCGATATCAGCCCGGATGGCCAGACAGTTGCCTTGCTTGGCTATGGTAATTTGTATCTTTTTAAAACCAATAAAGGGCTTAAATTCTTTTCCGGTGAAAAATACTGCCGGGCTATTCCTCAAACGGGTCAGGCCGAAGCCTTAGTTTTTACCAGTAATAATGAATTAATAATCAGCAACGAAGGCGGTAAAATTTTTAAAGTATTTAAAAAGTAAAAGCGGGTAAGAAAATCAATCGGGCGATAGTTTTTTCCAAGCAATCTTTTATTCTGAAGGTAAAAGCAGCTGTTTCATTCGTTGCAAAATAGCACGGTGGAGGATTTATTATAGTGCAATTAACTTTCGATTAATTCAATAACTATCCTTTCTTCTCGTCAGATTTGTGCGTATGGTACTTTATGCGGATATCTTGATTGACTTTGCAAATACTATAAAAGCGGAAAAATTACGGAGAGTGAATGCCGATCTTAATTACCATTTGCTGGTATCGGATGTGCTTGGTATAAGCCTGAACCAAGCTTTTTACTATACCAATATTAATCACGTAAATGTATTAGCTACCAACTCGGCGGGTCAGCAAACATGAATGAACAGCGATTACCACGTAGTTAGTTACGGCACCGATACCTATGCCCGGATAGATTATAATTCCTTTGAATTATATCTGGGTTATAACCATACTTACGCTTACCAAAAAAATCCGCAGGTTAAACTAAATATGCCGTTCAATCCGCAAGATAAGTTCTCGACTACCTTGGCTTACGAAAAAGAGGGCAACTGGCGTACCGGAATAGGGGCCAGTTATAGTGGTAACCAGTATTTATTTAATAATCAAAAAGTAAAAAATTATTTGTTTTGCGGCGGGTATGATAGAGAAGAAATTGGGCAGGAACAGCCTGGTGGTAAACTTCAAGAACATTTTTGAGGTGCGCCAGTCTAAATTTGAAAAGCTAGTAGAAGGCTCCACGGCTGCTCCCCCATTTAAGCCGCTCTGGATGCCCTTAGAAGGCCGGGTACTAAATGTTTCACTTAAAATTTCCCTGTAAAATAATTTAAATTAATAACGCGGTTATTATTTTCCGTTTCGGATGGCTTACAAAAGTTTAAAAGTCAACTTTAGGCAATTACATAATTTTCCGGTTAAAATATATAGCATCCTTCCGGAAACTGTTTACTTTTGGCCTCCATCAGAAAAACAGCCTGTTCATGAATAAGAAAATAGCCGTTCTGCCTGGCGACGGGATTGGTCCCGAAGTAACCACCGTAGCCGTAAATGTTCTGCAAAAAGTAGCCGAAAAATTTAATCATCAATTTACCTTTGAAGAAGGCTTAGTGGGAGCTTGCGCCATTGATGCCACCGGTAATCCCTTTCCGGAGGCAACCTGGCAATTATGCCAATCGGCGGATGCCATATTGTTTGGCGCCATTGGTCACCCGAAATACGACAATGACCCAACCGCAACCGTTCGGCCGGAGCAAGGTTTGCTGGCTATGCGCAAAGCTTTGGGTTTGTTTGCCAATATCCGGCCGGTAAATACATTTAAAACGTTGGCTGATGCTTCGCCGCTCAAACGTGAAATAGTTGAGGACGTTGACTTTGTGGTGTTTCGGGAACTAACCGGTGGCTCTTATTTTGGCGCGAAAGGCCGTTCCGACGACCGCAACAGCGCTTACGATACCTGTACCTACACCAAAGAGGAAATACTACGAATTACCAAACTGGCCTTTGAAGCCGCCGGAAAACGCCGGAAAAAAGTGACCCTCGTCGATAAAGCCAACGTAATGGAAACGTCCCGGCTGTGGCGCGAAGTAGTACAACAATACGCCGGCGATTTTCCGGAAATAGAACTGGAATTAATGTTCGTGGATAATGCGGCAATGGCCCTTATTCAGAATCCGCGCCGGTTTGATGTAATATTAACCGAAAACATGTTCGGAGATATTCTTACCG
This region includes:
- a CDS encoding ComEA family DNA-binding protein, with the translated sequence MKSFKRWIRNYFHFNQRETNGFIFLLLVLALVAVLPYLWKTTNATYDPGPDRQILDSLAAQLKTSPYQPYGPKKQIASAKPIPAELLHPFDPNKLNQKQWEQLGLPAFVAKRLLTYRDKAHGFTYKEQIQRVYGFPPELYAQLEPYINLPVTNNSRSYANTESKNEPSYSKYPENTKPRYTRKSNFLAPFDINAADTIQLKKLRGIGSKLAARIIKFRDKLGGFENLEQLREVYGLPPEMVDSLRKYSFVDKSFQANKVNVNAATLAQLQQHPYLGYKLARHIVAYRTQHGPFSSLDDLRNIKTLDEATYQKIKPYLAL
- the leuB gene encoding 3-isopropylmalate dehydrogenase, with amino-acid sequence MNKKIAVLPGDGIGPEVTTVAVNVLQKVAEKFNHQFTFEEGLVGACAIDATGNPFPEATWQLCQSADAILFGAIGHPKYDNDPTATVRPEQGLLAMRKALGLFANIRPVNTFKTLADASPLKREIVEDVDFVVFRELTGGSYFGAKGRSDDRNSAYDTCTYTKEEILRITKLAFEAAGKRRKKVTLVDKANVMETSRLWREVVQQYAGDFPEIELELMFVDNAAMALIQNPRRFDVILTENMFGDILTDEASVITGSLGMLPSASVGSQVALYEPIHGSYPQAAGKNIANPMAAVLSAATLLETSFNLMEEGKAIRNAVEEALEKGFVTVDINPSNNLGTREVGEKICSLI